A single genomic interval of Bacillus smithii harbors:
- the ssuE gene encoding NADPH-dependent FMN reductase, whose protein sequence is MKQIIVLSGNPTTYSHTALVLQQISDLLAYRGCNVKKVSVRDVEPETIFNARFDDPQITSIVNDFKNADGIVIGSPVYKGSYTGVLKALIDLFPEDSFKGTPILPVMVGGSSHHMLAIEYGLKPLLSALKGELLQGFYLLDKHVDKTSAPYVRNIDILQRIHKQIEQFIGEMDKNGSFVHVKSE, encoded by the coding sequence TTGAAGCAGATTATCGTTTTATCGGGAAACCCGACAACTTATTCACACACAGCGCTTGTATTGCAGCAAATCAGCGATTTGTTAGCTTATCGTGGATGTAATGTAAAAAAGGTGTCCGTAAGAGATGTTGAGCCGGAGACGATATTCAATGCACGTTTTGACGATCCACAAATCACTTCGATTGTCAATGATTTTAAAAACGCCGATGGAATCGTCATTGGATCGCCTGTCTACAAGGGATCCTATACGGGCGTGTTAAAAGCATTGATTGATCTATTCCCGGAAGATTCGTTCAAAGGGACACCGATTCTGCCCGTCATGGTAGGCGGAAGCAGCCATCATATGCTCGCCATCGAGTATGGTTTAAAACCATTATTATCCGCTTTGAAAGGCGAATTATTGCAAGGGTTTTATTTGTTGGATAAACATGTGGATAAAACTTCTGCACCGTATGTCCGAAACATAGACATTTTACAACGCATCCATAAACAAATAGAGCAATTTATTGGGGAGATGGATAAAAATGGATCTTTTGTTCATGTCAAAAGCGAATAA